One window of Cryptobacterium curtum DSM 15641 genomic DNA carries:
- a CDS encoding restriction endonuclease subunit S encodes MLPAWEQRKLGELFEESDLRSATEEILSVSVANGIYPASESDRDTNPGASINNYKVVRIGDIVYNSMRMWQGAVGSSRYNGIVSPAYVVVRPRMKLDSTCFGYLLKRPGMLYKYLCDSQGNSKDTQTLKYERFAEIDADIPSTIEEQRSISNYFMRLDDLITLHQRKR; translated from the coding sequence TTGCTGCCCGCTTGGGAACAGCGTAAGTTGGGCGAGTTGTTCGAGGAAAGTGATCTGCGTTCAGCAACAGAAGAGATTCTATCAGTAAGTGTGGCTAACGGTATTTATCCTGCTTCAGAGTCAGACCGAGACACCAACCCTGGAGCAAGCATCAATAATTACAAGGTTGTGCGCATAGGAGACATCGTATACAACAGTATGCGCATGTGGCAGGGCGCAGTTGGTTCTAGCCGATATAATGGCATCGTAAGCCCAGCTTATGTGGTTGTTAGACCACGTATGAAGCTTGACTCCACATGTTTTGGTTATCTGTTAAAGCGACCAGGAATGTTGTACAAATATCTCTGTGATTCTCAAGGTAATTCAAAGGACACGCAGACGCTAAAGTATGAACGTTTTGCTGAAATTGATGCGGACATTCCTTCAACAATTGAGGAGCAACGATCAATTTCTAACTACTTCATGCGGCTCGACGACCTCATCACCCTTCATCAGCGTAAGCGTTAG
- a CDS encoding type I restriction endonuclease subunit R, EcoR124 family, with translation MIYENEADFEEAVINVLKQHGWDDADGVIKYPTEADLIRNWAEILYQNNSDRDRLNGFPLTDGEMAQVIEQVEALRSPLALNGFINGKTVAIKRDNPDDAAHYGREVSLNIYDRREIAGGKSRYQIAQQPRYPAKNKLLNDRRGDLCLLINGMPLIHIELKRSGVSISQACNQIEKYSHEGVFTGIFRLVQLFVAMNPDDAVYFANPGAGNFNSNFYFHWADFNNEPYCANQNPGADDWKRFTSSLLSIPMAHQMIGFYTVADSGDGCLKVLRSYQYYAASSISDHVRACDWGASTPAGTPGRPGGYIWHTTGSGKTMTSFKAAQLVADSRDADKVVFLMDRIELGTQSLKEYRAFADDADDVQATENTDVLRHKLVESTDPKDTLIVTSIQKMSNVKVGEGGITQAELDRMAKKRIVFILDECHRSTFGTMLQDIRTSFPNALFFGFTGTPIQEENKKKGATTSMIFGNCLHRYSIADGIRDGNVLGFDPCMVTTYKDKDVRKAVALEQAKADSVEAVMENPKKEEIFYYWMNEAPMGPRVSDAGEYIKGVEDFMKSVQYDEDTPHEYQVINDIVEQFPILSHGNKFHAILATSSISEAISYYRRLKECAPQLKCTALFDPSIDNNDGATVKEDALVEIIGDYNDTYGKEFAIPTWGSMKKDISSRLAHKEPYLNIDSNRDKRIDILIVVDQMLTGFDSKWVNTLYLDKVIDYESIIQAFSRTNRLFGPEKPFGVIRYYRKPHTMSGYIKAAVKLYSGDKPLDLFVQKLHQNIKMMDARLLEIKALFQANGVSDLSRLPDSREARAKFAKDFVELSHFLESAQVQGFSWDKVEYEFEPGTLDESMRDELRMIDGGYESSGNYMIVKPNIDERTYLILAQRYKELFKSKLGPTPDDVPYDIDGHLTEIDTGKIDTDYMNSNFVKWLKALNSGDDNLEAASEELHRSFASLPQDEQRLAELFLHDVERGDVKLEDGKTLRDYITAYGRHEKDSQFDKVVEALGVDRDLLVEMAGLDLTEENINEYGRFDRLKNSIDKTTAKTYFERVEGVSIAPFKVHVKADELLKRFIIEGGFDLND, from the coding sequence ATGATTTACGAAAACGAAGCTGATTTCGAAGAAGCGGTTATCAACGTCTTAAAGCAGCACGGCTGGGATGACGCTGATGGCGTTATAAAATATCCGACCGAGGCAGACTTGATTCGAAATTGGGCGGAAATTCTGTATCAGAATAACTCTGATCGTGACCGCCTGAATGGCTTTCCCCTTACAGATGGTGAGATGGCGCAAGTCATTGAGCAGGTTGAGGCTTTACGGAGTCCGCTTGCGCTCAATGGTTTCATCAACGGAAAAACTGTTGCCATTAAACGCGATAATCCTGATGATGCGGCACATTATGGTCGTGAAGTGAGTCTGAATATTTATGACCGCCGCGAAATTGCTGGTGGTAAAAGCCGATACCAGATTGCCCAGCAGCCTAGATATCCCGCGAAGAATAAGCTATTGAACGATCGGCGTGGAGATTTATGTCTGCTTATCAATGGCATGCCGCTTATTCATATCGAGCTGAAACGCAGTGGCGTTTCGATAAGTCAAGCATGCAATCAGATAGAGAAGTATTCTCATGAAGGAGTATTCACCGGAATTTTCCGGTTGGTGCAGCTTTTTGTTGCCATGAATCCTGATGATGCTGTTTATTTCGCCAACCCTGGTGCAGGAAATTTTAATTCGAATTTCTATTTCCACTGGGCTGACTTTAACAACGAACCCTATTGTGCCAACCAGAATCCGGGCGCCGATGATTGGAAACGTTTTACTTCGAGTTTACTTTCTATTCCCATGGCGCATCAGATGATCGGCTTCTATACCGTGGCCGATTCAGGGGATGGTTGCTTAAAAGTCCTGCGCAGTTATCAGTACTATGCCGCTAGTTCTATTTCTGACCATGTACGCGCATGCGATTGGGGAGCATCAACGCCTGCGGGCACGCCTGGAAGACCTGGTGGTTATATATGGCATACCACAGGTTCTGGCAAGACCATGACATCGTTTAAGGCTGCGCAGTTGGTTGCGGATTCCAGAGACGCTGACAAGGTCGTTTTTCTCATGGATCGCATTGAGCTTGGAACCCAATCGCTTAAGGAGTACCGAGCTTTTGCCGACGATGCTGATGACGTTCAAGCTACTGAAAACACTGATGTTCTGCGCCATAAGCTTGTTGAAAGCACCGACCCCAAAGACACTCTTATTGTTACTTCTATCCAGAAAATGAGCAATGTGAAAGTTGGTGAAGGTGGGATTACTCAGGCTGAACTCGATCGTATGGCCAAGAAGCGTATCGTTTTTATCCTCGACGAATGCCATCGTTCGACTTTTGGCACCATGCTACAGGATATTCGCACTAGTTTTCCCAATGCGTTGTTCTTTGGATTTACAGGCACTCCCATCCAGGAAGAGAACAAGAAAAAGGGCGCAACAACGTCGATGATATTCGGCAATTGTTTGCATCGCTACAGCATTGCTGATGGCATTCGCGACGGCAATGTACTCGGCTTCGACCCGTGTATGGTTACTACGTATAAAGATAAAGACGTGCGTAAAGCAGTTGCACTTGAGCAGGCAAAGGCCGACTCTGTCGAGGCTGTGATGGAAAATCCGAAGAAGGAGGAAATCTTTTATTACTGGATGAATGAGGCACCCATGGGTCCAAGGGTCAGCGACGCTGGCGAATATATCAAAGGCGTCGAGGATTTTATGAAGTCTGTCCAATACGATGAGGACACTCCCCATGAATATCAGGTAATCAATGACATCGTTGAGCAATTTCCGATATTAAGTCACGGTAATAAGTTTCACGCCATTCTGGCCACGAGCTCAATTTCAGAAGCTATCAGCTACTACCGTCGTCTTAAGGAGTGTGCCCCGCAGCTTAAATGCACTGCATTGTTTGATCCGAGTATTGATAACAATGATGGCGCTACAGTGAAGGAAGATGCGCTTGTTGAAATTATCGGGGACTATAACGATACCTATGGCAAGGAATTTGCTATTCCTACCTGGGGAAGTATGAAGAAAGATATATCGTCCCGATTAGCGCATAAAGAACCATACCTAAATATCGATAGCAACCGAGACAAGCGCATCGATATCTTAATAGTGGTCGACCAGATGCTTACAGGTTTCGACTCGAAGTGGGTGAATACACTGTATCTGGATAAGGTTATCGACTACGAAAGTATTATTCAGGCATTCAGTCGAACGAATCGTTTGTTCGGTCCCGAAAAACCCTTTGGCGTGATCCGCTATTACCGCAAACCTCACACTATGTCTGGCTATATCAAAGCAGCAGTAAAGCTGTATTCGGGCGACAAACCGCTCGATCTGTTTGTGCAGAAGCTTCACCAGAATATCAAGATGATGGATGCGCGTCTATTAGAGATAAAGGCACTATTTCAAGCTAACGGCGTGAGCGATTTAAGCCGATTGCCAGACTCTCGAGAAGCACGCGCTAAGTTCGCAAAAGACTTTGTAGAGCTGAGTCACTTTCTTGAATCTGCTCAGGTGCAGGGCTTTAGTTGGGACAAAGTAGAGTATGAATTTGAACCCGGCACGCTCGATGAGTCCATGCGTGATGAATTAAGAATGATAGATGGCGGATACGAGTCTTCGGGTAATTATATGATTGTGAAACCTAATATCGATGAGCGGACATACTTGATTTTAGCGCAGCGATATAAGGAGCTGTTTAAGTCTAAACTGGGTCCTACACCCGATGATGTTCCGTACGATATTGACGGACATTTAACGGAAATTGATACGGGAAAAATCGATACTGACTATATGAATTCAAACTTTGTGAAGTGGCTAAAAGCTCTAAACAGTGGCGACGACAATTTAGAAGCAGCTTCTGAAGAGTTACATCGTTCGTTTGCATCGCTGCCGCAGGACGAGCAACGTCTTGCGGAATTGTTTTTGCATGATGTTGAACGAGGGGACGTGAAGCTTGAGGATGGAAAGACGTTACGTGATTACATCACAGCGTATGGCCGCCATGAGAAGGATAGCCAATTCGATAAGGTGGTTGAGGCTTTAGGTGTTGATCGTGATTTACTGGTTGAGATGGCTGGTCTGGACCTAACGGAGGAGAACATCAACGAGTATGGACGGTTCGATCGTTTGAAGAACAGCATCGATAAGACCACAGCTAAGACGTATTTCGAAAGAGTCGAGGGCGTGTCAATTGCCCCGTTTAAGGTGCATGTAAAAGCTGATGAACTGTTAAAACGCTTTATTATTGAAGGTGGATTCGATTTAAATGATTAG
- a CDS encoding site-specific integrase — translation MEANQDQQLFCEYYTRWVKVYKEGAIRDVTMDKYRLTQSWLDKLVPNLRLCDLTRISYQQLINDYAEHHERQTTMDFHHQLKGSILDAVDEGLIPRDPTRKVIIKGRQPKPKKIKYLNQFELHAMLADLDLGKEATLDWLILLIAKTGLRFSEALGLMPADFDFTHQTVSVNKTWDYKRNGGFVPTKNVSSVRKVQLDWQLVMQLAGLLKELPAEKPIFVDGKVYNSTANGVLARHCKRAGVPVITIHGLRHTHASLLLFAGVSIASVSRRLGHASMTTTQETYLHIIRELENQDIDIVMRSLAALS, via the coding sequence ATGGAAGCAAATCAGGATCAACAGCTGTTTTGCGAGTATTACACACGTTGGGTAAAGGTATACAAAGAGGGTGCCATTCGTGATGTCACCATGGATAAGTACCGCTTAACACAATCGTGGCTTGATAAGCTTGTACCGAACCTTAGACTCTGCGACCTCACTCGCATAAGTTATCAGCAGCTTATTAACGATTATGCCGAGCATCATGAGCGACAAACGACAATGGACTTTCATCATCAATTGAAAGGGTCAATTTTAGATGCTGTTGACGAAGGTCTTATTCCGCGTGACCCTACGCGGAAGGTGATAATTAAGGGAAGGCAACCAAAGCCAAAGAAGATAAAGTACCTAAACCAATTCGAGCTTCACGCAATGCTTGCCGATCTTGATTTAGGGAAAGAAGCTACACTTGACTGGCTTATTTTGCTTATTGCTAAAACTGGCTTGCGGTTCTCCGAAGCACTTGGATTGATGCCGGCAGATTTTGACTTCACACACCAAACGGTATCTGTGAATAAGACTTGGGATTACAAGCGTAATGGCGGGTTCGTTCCAACAAAGAACGTTTCTTCTGTTCGCAAAGTTCAACTCGATTGGCAATTAGTGATGCAACTTGCTGGTCTTCTCAAGGAATTACCTGCTGAAAAGCCTATTTTTGTTGATGGGAAAGTTTACAACTCGACTGCCAATGGGGTTCTTGCTAGGCATTGTAAACGAGCTGGAGTTCCTGTAATTACAATTCATGGACTTCGTCATACACATGCTTCACTGTTGCTATTCGCAGGTGTTTCGATCGCGAGTGTTTCTAGAAGACTTGGTCATGCAAGCATGACGACAACTCAGGAAACTTATTTACATATTATTCGCGAGCTTGAGAATCAAGACATTGATATTGTTATGCGTTCGCTGGCGGCGCTTTCTTAA